The Kroppenstedtia pulmonis genome has a segment encoding these proteins:
- the rho gene encoding transcription termination factor Rho produces the protein MSLSDLENRRLTDLYKLAREYQITYYSQMKKKELIFAILKAKAEKAGLLFMEGVLDILPEGYGFLRPIHYLPSSEDIYISASQIRRFDLRSGDLVSGKVRPPKENERYFGLLHVEAVNGEDPNSAAERLHFPALTPLYPQKRFILETEPQKLSTRIMDLIVPVGMGQRGLLVAQPKAGKTMLLKEIANSITTNYPDVDLFVLLIDERPEEVTDMQRSVNGEVVSSTFDEMPENHIKVAELVLERAQRLVEHKRDVVILMDSITRLARAYNLVIPPSGRTLSGGIDPAAFHRPKRFFGAARNVEEGGSLTILATALVDTGSRMDDVIYEEFKGTGNLELHLDRKLSERRIFPAIDIRRSGTRREELLLPKKDLEKLWQLRKSLSEGVEYTESFLRKLGQTQSNEEFLASLDPQPRRSSTA, from the coding sequence ATCTCTTTGAGCGACTTGGAAAATCGGCGCCTAACCGACCTGTATAAATTGGCCAGGGAATATCAAATTACCTACTACAGCCAGATGAAAAAGAAAGAACTTATCTTCGCCATTTTAAAAGCAAAGGCGGAAAAGGCCGGCCTGTTGTTTATGGAAGGGGTACTGGATATTCTCCCGGAAGGATACGGCTTCTTACGGCCGATTCATTACTTACCCTCCTCGGAAGACATCTATATTTCCGCTTCACAGATCCGTCGCTTTGACCTGCGATCCGGAGACCTGGTTTCCGGAAAGGTTCGCCCTCCTAAAGAAAATGAACGCTATTTTGGTCTGTTGCATGTGGAAGCTGTCAACGGTGAAGATCCCAACTCCGCAGCCGAACGCCTCCATTTTCCTGCATTGACCCCGCTGTACCCTCAAAAACGTTTCATCTTGGAAACGGAACCGCAGAAACTCTCCACTCGGATCATGGATCTGATAGTGCCTGTAGGGATGGGGCAAAGAGGGTTGCTCGTGGCCCAACCCAAGGCGGGTAAGACGATGCTCCTCAAGGAAATCGCCAACAGTATCACAACGAATTACCCTGATGTGGATCTGTTTGTCCTTTTGATTGACGAACGACCGGAAGAAGTGACGGACATGCAACGCTCCGTCAACGGAGAAGTCGTAAGTTCCACTTTTGATGAAATGCCGGAAAATCATATCAAGGTGGCGGAACTGGTGCTGGAACGGGCCCAGCGGTTGGTGGAGCACAAACGGGATGTTGTGATTTTGATGGACAGCATTACCCGTTTGGCCAGGGCATACAACTTGGTTATCCCTCCCAGTGGACGAACCCTGTCCGGTGGTATTGATCCGGCTGCCTTTCATCGCCCCAAACGATTTTTTGGTGCCGCCCGTAATGTGGAAGAAGGGGGCAGTCTCACCATTTTGGCCACGGCTTTGGTAGATACGGGTTCCCGGATGGATGATGTTATTTATGAAGAATTCAAAGGAACGGGAAATTTGGAACTGCATCTGGATCGAAAGCTGTCTGAACGACGGATTTTCCCGGCTATCGATATTCGTCGCTCCGGTACACGTCGGGAAGAGCTGTTGTTGCCTAAAAAGGATTTGGAAAAACTGTGGCAATTGCGGAAATCCTTAAGTGAAGGCGTTGAATATACTGAGTCCTTTTTGCGAAAGCTGGGACAAACCCAAAGCAATGAGGAGTTTCTGGCTTCATTAGACCCTCAGCCCAGACGCTCTTCCACAGCATAA
- the spoIIR gene encoding stage II sporulation protein R produces the protein MIRRSYFTLILLSLGVFQFMQLVADDSWEGVWLPVAEANHEEGIPEEAIRLRILANSDSAQDQELKREVRDAVLKEMNTWVRRPSDLKEARNLVQSKLPVFEEIARKTVAEKGFHYPVKVKYGKVSFPTKLYGDHVYPAGEYEALRITIGEGRGGNWWCVLFPPLCFVDMSNGDAVSESEPTSLTSQTAVAEKAWASSPSPQPSDQEKPVEIRFWMLDSLMEFFSGLFR, from the coding sequence ATGATCAGACGTTCTTATTTTACGCTTATCCTGCTGTCATTGGGAGTTTTTCAGTTTATGCAACTGGTTGCCGATGATTCATGGGAAGGGGTTTGGCTTCCTGTTGCAGAGGCTAATCATGAAGAAGGAATTCCGGAAGAAGCCATTCGCCTGCGAATATTGGCCAATAGTGACAGTGCACAGGATCAAGAATTAAAGCGAGAGGTTCGGGATGCCGTTTTAAAAGAGATGAACACCTGGGTCCGGCGGCCCAGTGATCTGAAAGAGGCCCGGAATCTGGTACAGTCCAAATTGCCTGTATTTGAAGAGATTGCCCGGAAAACCGTTGCGGAAAAAGGTTTTCATTATCCTGTAAAGGTAAAGTATGGAAAAGTTTCCTTTCCCACCAAACTGTACGGTGATCATGTGTACCCGGCTGGTGAGTATGAAGCATTACGGATCACGATTGGTGAGGGACGAGGAGGAAACTGGTGGTGTGTCCTGTTTCCCCCCTTGTGTTTTGTAGATATGAGTAACGGTGATGCTGTTTCGGAATCTGAACCGACGTCCTTGACATCCCAAACTGCTGTGGCGGAAAAGGCCTGGGCATCCTCTCCTTCTCCTCAACCGTCGGATCAGGAGAAACCCGTTGAGATCCGGTTTTGGATGCTGGACTCATTGATGGAGTTTTTCTCCGGTCTGTTTCGTTAA
- the prfA gene encoding peptide chain release factor 1 produces MLERLKSIGQRYEELNHLLSDPEVIADPDQLRKYSKEQSDLEPKYQAWQEYQNVSSQLEDAKIMLEEETDPDMVEMVKNERDELSHRLAQLEEEIRVLLLPKDPNDDKNVIVEIRGAAGGEEAALFAANLFRMYSRYGERQGWKTEMLEANSTGLGGFKEVVFSVQGKGAYSRLKYESGAHRVQRVPTTESGGRIHTSTATVAVLPEAEEVEVDIQEKDIRVDTFCSSGPGGQSVNTTKSAVRITHVPTGIVVSCQDEKSQIKNRDKAMRVLRARLFDQRQQEESAKMADARKSQVGTGDRSERIRTYNFPQSRVTDHRIGLTLHKLDLILDGDLDEIIDAINLEEQAKLLKNAE; encoded by the coding sequence GTGCTGGAACGGTTAAAGTCCATCGGCCAACGCTATGAGGAATTAAACCACCTTCTCAGTGATCCTGAAGTGATCGCTGATCCGGATCAATTGCGTAAATACTCCAAAGAACAGTCTGATTTGGAGCCGAAATATCAAGCCTGGCAGGAATATCAGAATGTAAGCAGCCAACTTGAGGATGCTAAAATCATGCTGGAAGAAGAAACAGATCCCGACATGGTGGAAATGGTGAAAAATGAACGGGATGAATTGTCTCACCGTCTGGCCCAGTTGGAGGAGGAAATCCGGGTTTTATTGCTGCCGAAGGATCCCAACGATGATAAAAACGTCATTGTTGAAATCCGGGGAGCAGCCGGTGGAGAAGAAGCGGCTCTGTTTGCTGCCAATCTGTTTCGTATGTACAGTCGCTACGGTGAACGCCAGGGATGGAAAACGGAGATGTTGGAAGCTAATTCCACCGGACTCGGCGGGTTTAAGGAAGTGGTCTTTTCCGTTCAGGGAAAAGGAGCATACAGTCGTCTAAAATATGAAAGTGGTGCTCATCGGGTGCAACGGGTTCCCACGACAGAATCAGGGGGACGTATTCATACATCCACGGCAACGGTTGCGGTATTGCCGGAGGCGGAAGAGGTGGAAGTGGATATTCAGGAAAAGGATATCCGGGTGGATACCTTCTGTTCCAGCGGTCCGGGAGGACAAAGTGTCAATACCACCAAATCGGCGGTTCGTATCACCCATGTCCCTACAGGTATTGTGGTATCCTGTCAGGATGAAAAGTCCCAGATTAAAAACCGGGATAAGGCGATGCGAGTATTACGGGCACGGCTGTTTGACCAAAGGCAACAGGAGGAAAGCGCCAAGATGGCTGATGCTCGAAAAAGTCAAGTGGGCACCGGTGACCGAAGTGAACGTATCCGCACTTATAACTTTCCCCAAAGCAGGGTGACGGATCACCGGATTGGCCTGACATTGCATAAGTTGGATCTGATATTGGACGGCGACTTGGATGAGATCATTGACGCAATCAATCTGGAAGAACAGGCTAAACTTCTCAAAAATGCGGAGTAA
- a CDS encoding thymidine kinase, whose amino-acid sequence MNRELSNTYGEGWIEVICGGMFSGKSEELIRRIRRARIAKQNVAVFKPSVDHRYKAGAISSHNGVHTQAISISRSEDILQHCTPDITVVAIDEVQFFDEQVIEVVQKLADQGIRVICAGLDQDFRGRPFGPTPVLMAIAEQVTKLQAICMCCGGPASRTQRLIDGEPADEEQPVIQVGASEQYEARCRHCHQVKKQRESLPKKFLPS is encoded by the coding sequence GTGAATCGGGAGCTTTCCAATACGTATGGGGAAGGATGGATCGAAGTTATCTGTGGCGGAATGTTCTCAGGTAAAAGTGAGGAGCTGATCCGCCGGATCCGTCGAGCCCGCATAGCCAAACAGAATGTTGCTGTATTTAAGCCCAGTGTGGATCATCGATACAAGGCCGGGGCGATTTCATCCCACAATGGTGTACATACCCAAGCGATTTCCATATCCCGGTCAGAAGACATTTTGCAACACTGTACACCGGATATTACCGTGGTAGCCATTGACGAGGTTCAATTTTTTGATGAGCAAGTGATTGAAGTCGTGCAAAAATTGGCGGATCAGGGGATTCGAGTGATTTGTGCCGGTTTGGATCAGGATTTTCGGGGCCGTCCCTTTGGGCCCACTCCTGTATTGATGGCCATTGCCGAACAGGTGACCAAACTTCAGGCGATTTGCATGTGTTGTGGAGGGCCGGCCAGCCGTACGCAACGGTTGATCGACGGAGAGCCGGCAGACGAGGAGCAACCGGTCATTCAGGTAGGTGCATCCGAACAATATGAAGCCCGTTGCCGTCATTGTCATCAGGTGAAAAAACAACGGGAATCTTTACCGAAAAAGTTTTTACCTTCTTGA
- a CDS encoding M23 family metallopeptidase — MSGKKSWVASSLSLATASFFTGGQGETAYAEDIIRMKEPGWEKEQVAQEVLYQYLNPISSVSEGNMAVKTDKKPLNHKVKKGETLFGIGQRYGVDSDTLASYNKIRDPRTLQPGKRLKVPVEIKRIRVKEKETLKSIAQKQGVSVDTLKKANPDSNLTDAVYVGQILKVPHVYKPNPVTEKPASTVEKRKVNKTRPKTQLASSSSREHIPTNQSYSFFWPVSGKITSTYGMRRGKMHTGIDISNGNGTQNGIKASLDGTVTRAGYAGGYGNLVVVDHGNGWSTYYAHLSRIGVQKGQRVKQGEVLGNMGTTGNSTGVHLHFEVRRHDNPINPLTVLP; from the coding sequence ATGTCAGGGAAAAAATCATGGGTGGCTTCTTCCCTGTCTCTGGCAACCGCTTCTTTTTTTACTGGAGGGCAGGGAGAAACAGCTTATGCGGAAGATATCATCAGGATGAAGGAGCCTGGATGGGAGAAAGAGCAAGTGGCGCAGGAAGTGCTGTATCAGTACTTAAATCCCATTTCTTCCGTTTCGGAAGGGAATATGGCGGTTAAGACTGATAAGAAGCCTTTGAACCACAAAGTGAAAAAAGGGGAAACTTTATTTGGGATCGGACAGCGTTACGGGGTCGACAGCGATACTTTGGCTTCCTACAATAAAATCAGGGACCCTCGAACCTTGCAGCCCGGAAAAAGACTGAAAGTGCCGGTGGAAATAAAGCGGATTCGGGTAAAAGAAAAGGAAACCCTGAAAAGTATTGCCCAAAAACAGGGAGTATCCGTGGATACATTAAAAAAAGCCAATCCTGACTCCAATCTGACCGATGCCGTCTATGTAGGGCAAATCCTCAAAGTTCCCCATGTGTATAAGCCGAATCCGGTAACTGAAAAACCGGCTTCAACTGTCGAAAAGCGAAAAGTGAACAAAACCAGGCCAAAAACCCAGTTGGCCTCTTCCTCCTCTAGGGAGCATATTCCCACCAATCAATCCTACTCTTTTTTCTGGCCGGTTTCGGGGAAAATTACAAGCACTTACGGCATGCGCCGCGGAAAAATGCATACAGGAATTGACATATCCAATGGAAACGGGACTCAAAATGGCATAAAGGCCTCCCTTGACGGTACAGTGACCCGGGCCGGGTATGCCGGAGGGTATGGCAATTTGGTGGTTGTTGATCATGGAAACGGGTGGTCTACTTATTATGCTCATTTGAGCCGGATTGGCGTTCAAAAAGGGCAAAGGGTGAAACAGGGAGAAGTATTGGGGAACATGGGGACAACAGGAAACTCCACCGGGGTTCATCTTCATTTTGAGGTACGTCGCCATGATAACCCCATCAACCCCTTGACTGTTCTTCCGTAG
- a CDS encoding reverse transcriptase domain-containing protein → MAEEEKQPLTREEWIQRIQEESRDEVIKKEMIRLGFWIEKPLDPEDEKQQAQENEEYARLQKELNQLKQESAKLSNVDALIREARKKRIEESKRKRAERKAQRERERSEAKKRWETYRSQNIIHAGIGVSGGLQYHESDEEKLKSLQLPLLSSPAVLADEMGMDLSRLRWLTYHRDNATLCHYHRFTIPKKGGGERLISAPKQELRKAQNWVKEHILDRIPLHDAAYGFVPGRSTVDNASCHLGQEAVIKMDLQDFFPSITFRRVKGVFGSFGYSEAISTLLALLTTEPPREEVMFDGKYYYVAIGERQLPQGACTSPGITNIICRRLDQKLEELARGLNFYYTRYADDLTFSCGKESTQHIGILLRGVREQVRFEGLRVNEGKTRILRSSRRQRVTGIVVNEKPNLTRKELRRFRALLHNVEANGLEAENRDDHPRFWSFIQGYVSYIQMVRPDVAAKMSDQLNRIAEKHGLHRTIRTS, encoded by the coding sequence ATGGCGGAGGAAGAAAAACAACCCCTTACCCGGGAAGAGTGGATACAACGGATCCAAGAGGAATCAAGGGATGAAGTGATCAAAAAAGAGATGATCCGCCTGGGTTTTTGGATAGAAAAACCCCTGGATCCGGAAGATGAGAAACAACAGGCCCAGGAAAATGAAGAATATGCCCGCTTGCAAAAAGAACTGAATCAATTGAAACAGGAAAGTGCCAAACTCTCCAATGTGGATGCTTTGATCCGGGAAGCACGGAAAAAGCGGATCGAAGAGAGCAAACGGAAGCGGGCAGAGCGCAAAGCCCAGCGGGAACGTGAACGGTCAGAGGCGAAAAAACGTTGGGAAACGTATCGGTCACAAAATATCATACACGCTGGTATTGGGGTTTCTGGCGGATTGCAATACCATGAATCCGATGAGGAAAAACTGAAGTCCCTGCAGCTTCCCCTCCTGTCTTCTCCTGCTGTACTGGCGGATGAGATGGGAATGGATCTGTCCCGGCTCCGTTGGTTGACGTATCATCGGGATAACGCGACGCTATGCCATTATCACCGTTTTACGATTCCGAAAAAAGGCGGGGGAGAACGCCTGATATCGGCACCAAAACAAGAGTTGCGCAAGGCCCAGAACTGGGTGAAAGAACATATTTTGGATCGGATCCCCCTTCACGATGCGGCATACGGATTTGTACCGGGACGCAGCACAGTGGACAATGCCTCCTGCCATCTTGGACAGGAAGCGGTCATCAAAATGGACTTACAGGACTTTTTCCCCAGTATCACCTTTCGCCGGGTGAAAGGGGTGTTTGGCTCTTTTGGATACAGTGAAGCCATCAGCACCCTGCTGGCCCTTCTTACTACCGAGCCCCCCCGGGAAGAGGTGATGTTTGACGGCAAGTACTACTATGTCGCCATCGGAGAACGGCAGCTTCCCCAGGGTGCATGTACCAGTCCCGGCATTACCAATATCATTTGCCGACGTCTGGATCAGAAGCTGGAGGAACTGGCCCGGGGTTTGAATTTTTACTACACCCGGTATGCAGATGATCTTACTTTTTCCTGCGGGAAGGAGAGTACCCAACACATTGGAATCCTGCTCCGTGGAGTTCGGGAGCAGGTACGATTTGAGGGACTGCGGGTGAATGAGGGTAAAACCCGAATCCTGCGCTCATCCCGCCGTCAACGGGTAACGGGAATTGTGGTGAATGAAAAGCCCAATTTGACCCGGAAAGAGTTGCGACGCTTTCGTGCCTTGCTTCACAACGTAGAGGCAAATGGTCTGGAAGCGGAAAATCGCGATGACCATCCCCGGTTTTGGTCGTTTATCCAGGGATACGTAAGCTATATACAAATGGTTCGGCCTGATGTGGCGGCCAAAATGTCTGATCAACTCAACCGGATTGCTGAAAAACATGGTTTACACAGGACGATCCGAACTTCATAA
- the prmC gene encoding peptide chain release factor N(5)-glutamine methyltransferase — protein sequence MPKQTVGEAWRWASSFLQQNQVEDSNFEAELLLRFTLGWDRTRFFTHLDESLDPSVYHRYRKWLHRRKEGVPLQYLMGEQEFYGRLFQVNESVLIPRPETEILVETVLRETQEWSDQNKQVVDIGTGSGAVAVTLAAERPSWEITAVDCSPQALQVAKGNAGNHHVDDRIDWYQGSWLSPLQERDIKVDILVSNPPYIPTAMIPGLEVQVRDHEPILALDGGADGLDPYRKILDMAPGVLKYPGLIVFEVGDEQSEAVSLWISQIWPKATVSVFPDLAGRNRVVSAWVNRY from the coding sequence TTGCCAAAACAGACTGTAGGGGAAGCCTGGCGGTGGGCTTCTTCTTTTTTGCAACAAAACCAGGTGGAGGATTCCAATTTTGAAGCGGAGTTACTCCTCAGGTTTACCTTAGGATGGGACCGAACCCGTTTTTTTACGCATCTGGATGAGTCCCTGGACCCTTCTGTGTATCACCGGTATCGCAAATGGTTGCATCGGCGCAAGGAAGGGGTTCCTCTGCAGTATCTCATGGGGGAGCAGGAGTTTTATGGTCGCTTGTTTCAAGTAAATGAATCGGTATTGATTCCACGACCGGAAACGGAGATTCTGGTAGAAACGGTATTACGGGAAACCCAGGAATGGTCGGATCAAAACAAACAGGTGGTTGATATCGGAACCGGAAGCGGAGCTGTGGCTGTCACCTTGGCGGCTGAACGTCCCTCCTGGGAGATCACCGCAGTGGATTGCTCCCCGCAGGCTTTGCAGGTGGCCAAAGGCAACGCCGGTAACCATCATGTGGATGATCGGATCGACTGGTACCAGGGAAGTTGGTTAAGCCCTTTGCAGGAACGGGATATAAAAGTGGACATACTGGTTTCCAACCCGCCTTATATTCCCACTGCCATGATACCCGGTCTGGAAGTGCAAGTTCGGGATCATGAGCCTATATTGGCATTGGATGGAGGAGCGGATGGTTTGGATCCCTATCGAAAAATACTGGACATGGCACCTGGCGTCTTGAAATATCCAGGTTTAATTGTCTTCGAGGTGGGAGACGAACAATCAGAAGCAGTCAGTTTATGGATCAGTCAGATATGGCCGAAGGCGACGGTATCTGTTTTTCCTGATTTGGCTGGACGAAACCGAGTGGTATCTGCTTGGGTGAACAGATATTGA
- a CDS encoding CPBP family glutamic-type intramembrane protease, whose amino-acid sequence MNVIITILQFMPFIFLLWIANLSEHFKGHPVHYRSSTGLAIVGYAFLCLLYGAMLLFGTLIQLLSLTAPVNQIGPGAGLEGEFVEALMNLGPTFWITALLGLILLIPPVRRGLAKWIPIQPDNRIHTFVLSASMLIWWYFFLFMAIGLELLANMIPAEENPMPELWAQQITFFFMALVGVGWLSWRRTFKESLNRLGLVKPTLKQCLIGIGFGLFFVGVAQIIEVLFQIFGIVNDPHVETLTENMLGGLFGSVGGILTLGLSAALGEEAIFRGALQPRFGLLLTAVLFTVVHSNYGFSVSTLVVFLLALALGVLRNRYNTSTTMIVHATYNMTLGILYAFFG is encoded by the coding sequence ATGAACGTTATAATAACGATTCTTCAATTTATGCCTTTTATATTTTTACTCTGGATTGCGAACCTGTCGGAACATTTCAAGGGTCACCCGGTGCATTATCGGAGCAGTACAGGTTTAGCCATTGTCGGCTATGCTTTTCTTTGCCTTTTATATGGAGCCATGCTTCTGTTTGGCACCTTGATTCAACTGCTCAGCCTGACTGCCCCTGTGAATCAGATAGGCCCTGGGGCGGGTCTGGAAGGTGAATTTGTGGAAGCCCTTATGAACCTGGGTCCCACCTTCTGGATTACGGCACTTTTGGGACTTATCCTGCTGATTCCTCCGGTACGAAGAGGTCTCGCCAAATGGATTCCCATCCAACCTGACAACCGGATTCATACCTTTGTCTTATCAGCTTCCATGCTTATTTGGTGGTATTTTTTCCTTTTCATGGCCATTGGGCTGGAATTGTTGGCCAATATGATCCCTGCTGAGGAAAACCCCATGCCGGAACTATGGGCCCAGCAGATTACATTCTTTTTTATGGCCTTGGTGGGTGTCGGTTGGCTCTCTTGGCGGCGTACTTTCAAAGAAAGTCTGAATCGTTTGGGCCTGGTCAAGCCCACCTTGAAACAATGTTTGATCGGAATTGGCTTCGGCTTGTTCTTTGTGGGAGTGGCCCAAATTATAGAAGTCCTGTTCCAAATCTTTGGCATAGTCAATGACCCTCATGTGGAAACGTTAACAGAAAACATGTTGGGAGGACTCTTTGGTTCTGTCGGCGGCATTCTGACATTGGGTCTCTCCGCCGCACTGGGAGAAGAAGCGATATTCCGCGGGGCTTTGCAACCCCGTTTCGGTTTGTTGTTAACTGCCGTTCTTTTCACTGTGGTACACAGCAACTACGGTTTCAGTGTATCCACCCTGGTTGTCTTTTTGCTGGCTCTGGCTCTGGGTGTCCTTCGCAATCGTTACAACACCTCCACCACCATGATCGTTCATGCCACCTATAATATGACACTGGGGATTTTGTACGCATTCTTCGGGTAA
- the rpmE gene encoding 50S ribosomal protein L31: MKAAIHPEYKKTTVTCACGNTFETGSTKENLRVDICSACHPFFTGKQKLVSAGGRVDRFKKKYNL; encoded by the coding sequence ATGAAAGCGGCTATTCATCCTGAGTATAAAAAGACGACTGTAACGTGTGCCTGCGGAAATACCTTTGAAACCGGCTCCACCAAGGAAAACTTGCGCGTCGATATCTGCTCGGCTTGCCATCCCTTTTTCACCGGGAAACAAAAATTGGTCAGCGCGGGCGGTCGTGTGGATCGGTTCAAAAAGAAATACAACCTGTAA
- a CDS encoding GNAT family N-acetyltransferase → MFTVRRARSEDLEAITKLLRSAGTNEQGVDEHVHHFLVIEDPSVQPPRFVGTAGLERYGEKGLLRSFVMESDSWNAKVGLELIQVVLGHAHQAGLQEVYLLAGIAHNIFEHLGFIRVDWRELPEGIRQSDHLRQMEGKNTVPMMYRYTEEGRGEKKKE, encoded by the coding sequence ATGTTTACAGTAAGGCGGGCCCGGAGTGAAGACTTGGAGGCCATAACCAAATTGTTAAGAAGTGCGGGTACCAATGAACAAGGGGTGGACGAACATGTTCACCACTTTTTGGTGATCGAAGATCCCAGTGTGCAGCCTCCGCGATTTGTTGGCACAGCGGGTTTGGAAAGATATGGTGAGAAAGGGCTGCTTCGTTCTTTTGTCATGGAATCCGACTCCTGGAATGCAAAAGTGGGTTTGGAACTGATTCAAGTGGTGTTGGGACATGCCCATCAGGCTGGATTGCAGGAGGTTTATCTTTTGGCGGGGATCGCTCATAACATATTTGAGCACTTGGGTTTCATCCGGGTTGATTGGAGAGAGTTGCCGGAAGGAATTCGCCAATCCGATCATCTTCGACAGATGGAAGGAAAAAACACTGTCCCCATGATGTATCGCTATACAGAGGAGGGAAGAGGAGAAAAAAAGAAAGAATAA
- a CDS encoding SWIM zinc finger family protein — MQFQQTYARPSGIQNTGGRTVVSFAPDLNREPTFFQGKIADPILYRDAMCALREVVVSDLNYKPKDHSAYQAWVQQQYVIDIAEVTAKQSQVGVRMKEVQERMRLLETLRDKRMGNFYKSRRRYFDYLYKNDPTAWWVLDPVITVAPDQVFFEAFSLDESSYGRLAVQENAFTDVREYQYGTTNIDFSDRLLDELQRMRTYRPTDFQIDPTGFQMETEGRDVYKEEKIDVPASWIRGFLQVQSAMSLPVTTFDVAPIDLYNLCRFLRQNRERKSPRSLRYILRPGQPVKLIIEPWNEEMIFTGSVYTGEEEREIRTWGRRRLFLLERLLPLSRKITIHLLGTGLPSFYVADLGSLSFTLGLSGWTRNDWSAAGQFDLMVGGSQATPRQCAAVHARLKAVQLATVEELAQVVSLEPSVTLAALRQLCSAGRVMYDLETGKYRLRELTRDPLPMDQLRYANPREEAANLRVKNGEVSLKPTVPLAQGGVELEGMVKAGNRTFTPSLVLDQDGRIIRGECSCYFYRQHRLMKGPCEHIMALQLLYRNQTV; from the coding sequence GTGCAATTTCAGCAAACCTATGCACGGCCCAGCGGTATTCAAAATACAGGGGGACGAACGGTTGTCAGTTTTGCGCCGGATTTGAATCGGGAACCCACTTTTTTTCAAGGGAAAATTGCAGACCCGATCTTATATCGGGATGCCATGTGTGCTCTCCGGGAAGTGGTCGTATCCGATCTCAATTATAAACCAAAGGATCACAGTGCTTATCAGGCATGGGTACAGCAACAGTATGTCATCGATATAGCAGAGGTGACCGCCAAGCAATCCCAGGTTGGGGTTCGGATGAAAGAGGTTCAGGAGCGGATGCGCCTGTTGGAAACCCTGCGTGACAAGCGGATGGGTAATTTTTATAAATCCCGGCGTCGCTATTTTGATTATCTCTATAAAAATGACCCTACTGCTTGGTGGGTATTGGATCCTGTGATAACAGTGGCTCCGGATCAAGTATTTTTTGAAGCTTTTTCCCTGGATGAGTCCTCATATGGACGATTGGCGGTTCAGGAAAATGCCTTTACGGATGTTCGGGAGTACCAATATGGAACGACCAATATTGATTTTTCAGATCGGTTATTGGACGAGCTTCAACGGATGCGAACCTATCGCCCTACTGATTTCCAAATCGATCCTACCGGTTTTCAGATGGAGACAGAGGGACGGGATGTATACAAAGAAGAGAAAATCGATGTTCCCGCCAGTTGGATCCGTGGATTCCTTCAGGTTCAATCAGCCATGAGTCTGCCGGTAACGACCTTTGATGTAGCTCCCATCGATTTATATAACCTGTGCCGCTTTCTCAGGCAAAACCGGGAGCGTAAGAGTCCCCGCTCCCTTCGTTATATTCTGCGTCCGGGACAACCGGTTAAATTGATCATTGAACCATGGAATGAAGAGATGATTTTCACCGGATCTGTCTATACCGGAGAGGAAGAACGGGAGATTCGGACCTGGGGTCGACGTCGTCTATTTTTATTGGAACGCTTGCTTCCCCTTTCCCGAAAAATCACGATTCATCTATTGGGAACGGGATTGCCCAGCTTTTATGTGGCGGACTTGGGCTCACTCAGTTTCACCCTGGGCTTGTCCGGATGGACACGAAATGATTGGTCCGCTGCAGGTCAATTTGACTTAATGGTGGGAGGATCCCAGGCAACTCCCCGACAATGTGCCGCTGTTCATGCCCGGCTGAAAGCTGTTCAGCTGGCCACTGTGGAGGAGTTGGCCCAGGTAGTATCTCTGGAACCCAGTGTAACCTTGGCTGCCCTGCGACAGTTGTGCAGCGCCGGTCGGGTGATGTACGACCTGGAAACGGGGAAATACCGCTTACGGGAGTTGACACGGGACCCCTTGCCCATGGATCAGCTTCGCTATGCCAACCCCAGGGAGGAAGCGGCGAACCTGCGGGTGAAGAACGGAGAAGTATCCTTAAAACCGACGGTCCCCCTGGCTCAGGGAGGAGTGGAGCTGGAAGGTATGGTGAAGGCCGGCAATCGAACCTTTACCCCGTCTCTGGTACTGGATCAGGATGGTCGGATTATCCGTGGGGAATGCTCCTGTTATTTTTATAGACAGCATCGGCTGATGAAAGGACCCTGTGAACATATCATGGCCCTGCAATTGCTGTATCGAAACCAAACCGTTTAA